The window CCATTCTCCTTGAGAACTTCTATTTTTCGTTTAAATGCTTTGGAACTTATTGTTTATGGATGCATGTGAGTGCATTTATGGGTTCTACATATTCCATAGCACTTTTGATTGGAAACTGAAAAGTGAATGTAAATTTTCCTCTTTCATATTTTCATTGCTTGGTTGTTATTGTTAGTGGCTGCAGACATTCTTGCTATCATTGTTGCAacttttaattattgttatgatgGCAATTGCCTGCTGTGCAAGGCTACAATGCCTGATTTAACTCTCTTTTTCTTAACATATCATCAAGCAATTGAATGACTAAATCAAAACGCACTTGTTTTGATAAATAATGTTGGATACCTTCTGGTGCAGAATGATTTTTTATTGAGGCGGTATTCAGTATTAATTCTTGATGAGGCTCATGAGAGGAGCTTGAACACGGATATTCTGATCGGGATGCTCTCACGTGTTATAAAAGTTCGCCAATTGGTGAGAgttatttattctattaataaTTTCACAGATGTAATTTAAGTTTATATTAGATCCTCTTTCATAATCTTGCCAATTACCACTGGCATTCGAACCTCCCATGattttatctttctattttgACAGGTTTATAATGATCAGCAAAAGAAGATACAATCAGGGCAAAGTTTAAGTCCTGAAGATCTCGTTTTTCCACTAAAACTTGTGCTGATGAGTGCTACATTGCGAGTACAAGACTTCacttctgaaaggttatttcctTCTCCTCCACCTGTGATAGAGGTTCCTACAAGGCAATTTCCAGTAACAATGTACTTTGCAAAGAAAACTGAAATAACAGATTATATTGGGGCAGCGTACACGAAGGTCTTGGCAATTCATAAGAGGTTGCCTCCTGGGGGCATACTTGTTTTTGTTACTGGGCAAAGGGAAGTAGAAGACTTGTGTAGGAAGCTACGCAAAGCATCAAAGGAGTTTGTCATGAAAAAGGTTAAGGGTTCTGCAGAAAGTAATGGGACTGCAGTCCCCGACACAAATCCTGTTGAGGGAGTAAATATTAATGAGATCAATGAAGCATTTGACATTCCTGGAAATTCAGCTATCCAGCCAACTGATAGGTTTAGCGGCTatgatgaagaagagattgatgtaGATGAAAATGATTCTGACTTTTCTTATGATTCGGAAACTGAGAGTGAATTGGAATTTAATGGTGATGATAATGTTGAGCAATCAGAGAACGACAGTAATATTGTAAACGTCTTAAGGCAGGAAGGAGGCCTTGCTTCTCTGAAGGCTGCTTTTGAAAAATTGTCTGGGAAAGCCCCATCAAGCACCTTGAATAAGGAGCAGACTTCTGTGAATACAGAAGGTGGTTCAGACCAACCAAAAGTTTTCAGGGAGAGCAGAGCTAGAGAAAATTCTAGTTCTTCTCCAGGTGCACTCTTTGTTCTTCCTCTTTATGCCATGCTGCCAGCAGCAGCCCAACTTCGTGTATTTGAAGAAGTCAAGGACGGAGAGCGCCTTGTTGTTGTTGCCACAAATGTTGCTGAAACATCTTTAACTATTCCAGGGATAAAGTATGTGGTTGATACTGgaagagaaaaagtgaaaaattacAACCCCTCCAATGGCATGGAGACATATGACATACAGTGGATTAGTAAGGCATCAGCCGCTCAACGTGCTGGCAGAGCTGGAAGAACTGGACCTGGACATTGTTATCGTCTGTATTCATCAGCGGCCTTTAGTAACGAATGTCCTGAGTACTCTCCAGCTGAAGTTGAGAAAGTTCCTGTTCATGGTGTTGTCCTCCTCTTAAAATCGATACATTTTAAGGATGTaagtttaatatttttctttttttttttttcgtccgAGTTTTCTCTCCACCTGCTTGTTTATATTGGGGGGTATCATTAGCAAAGTGGGGAAGGTAGTATGATGGTGACTAATTAATTTTGGCTAAATGAAAAAAATGGTTATTCCATACATAGCATTGACTAGAATTTATTCATTTAGATTATTAATATTAGGCCCCAAGACATAATTTGCTTCTTCCTATATTCAAATTTACTCAATTCCTTGTCTAACTGgaattattttcttttcatttgtaAGTTTGAGATCATTCTATAATTAATAGTATTACTTCTCATCCAGGTTAAAAAGTTCCCATTTCCTACTTCTCTTAAGAAGGATTCCCTTCTTGAAGCTGAGAATTGCTTGAAAGCTCTGGAAGCAGTGGATAAGAATGATGAACTTACACTTTTGGGAAAAGCCATGGCTCTTTATCCCTTGAGTCCTCGGCACTCCCGAATGTTGCTCACTGTTATCAAGAGTATAAGTCATGGGCATAAATGTAATCCAAGTTTGCTTTTAGCATATGCTGTTGCAGCTGCTGCCGCATTGAGTTTGTCAAATCCTTTTATTATGCAATATGAAGGAAATGAAAGTGGAAGAGACTCAGAGATGTGTGAGAAATCTGGCATGGGGGATAGTGAAAAAGACACCGATAGAAAAGAAAAGTCTAGGCGAAAGAAACTAAAAGAAACTGCTAAACAAGCACGTGAAAAATTTCGAGTTGTCACGAGTGATGCCCTGACCACAGCCTATGCGTTGCAGTGTTTCGAGCAGTCACAGAAGAAGCTGGAATTCTGTGATGGTAATGCATTGCACTTCAAAACGATGGAGGAAATGTCAAAGCTTAGGCAACAGCTACTTAAACTGGTCTTCTATCAGAGTTCCAAAGCTGGTTTTGAAGAGTACTCTTGGATTCACGGAACTCTACAGGACATAGAACATGCTTGGCGGGTTTCTTCTGAAAAATATCCTCTTTCCGTGGTTGAGGAAAGGCTTGTTTGTCAGGCAATATGTGCTGGCTGGGCAGACAGAGTTGCCAGACGAATTACAGCAGCGTTCCGAGTCTCCAATGGAGAGAAAAGATCAAGTGCTGTTCGGTATCAATCATGCATTGTTAAAGACACTGTTTTCCTTCATAGGTTGTCATCGGTATCCATCGTAGCCCCCGAGTTTTTGGTTTACAATGAATTATTAGAGACAAAACGGCCAGACAAAGATGGGGTGACAAGTTC is drawn from Arachis hypogaea cultivar Tifrunner chromosome 12, arahy.Tifrunner.gnm2.J5K5, whole genome shotgun sequence and contains these coding sequences:
- the LOC112728287 gene encoding ATP-dependent RNA helicase DEAH13 yields the protein METWESFGSHVEIDAQSLGNGGDSNALILPAKKKRKGNNQECGKVGSNKKQKLSKPQKKKLKKLEGDKEKQLLMERSIETLKENSLPESAYSLLKPSWKIGRAETVQEKRTRAVHLLKQGLEVLHDNGEPKKLDFPHGIEPETEGIHLVQEVEENGIVEFQLTRTEREVSSTTSLALESSQATIPANESINKPVTKIPIEKQLDEIRSACLASFSTNGIASTKSKDKTDENGNTINELSNPADPFAQRPSTTPTVVHVYRPAEVEEKRKDLPIVMMEQEIMEAINYHSSVIICGETGCGKTTQVPQFLYEDGYGSSKSHIHSGIIGVTQPRRVAVLSTARRVAYELGLHLGKEVGFQVRYDKMIGDSCSIKFMTDGILLREVQNDFLLRRYSVLILDEAHERSLNTDILIGMLSRVIKVRQLVYNDQQKKIQSGQSLSPEDLVFPLKLVLMSATLRVQDFTSERLFPSPPPVIEVPTRQFPVTMYFAKKTEITDYIGAAYTKVLAIHKRLPPGGILVFVTGQREVEDLCRKLRKASKEFVMKKVKGSAESNGTAVPDTNPVEGVNINEINEAFDIPGNSAIQPTDRFSGYDEEEIDVDENDSDFSYDSETESELEFNGDDNVEQSENDSNIVNVLRQEGGLASLKAAFEKLSGKAPSSTLNKEQTSVNTEGGSDQPKVFRESRARENSSSSPGALFVLPLYAMLPAAAQLRVFEEVKDGERLVVVATNVAETSLTIPGIKYVVDTGREKVKNYNPSNGMETYDIQWISKASAAQRAGRAGRTGPGHCYRLYSSAAFSNECPEYSPAEVEKVPVHGVVLLLKSIHFKDVKKFPFPTSLKKDSLLEAENCLKALEAVDKNDELTLLGKAMALYPLSPRHSRMLLTVIKSISHGHKCNPSLLLAYAVAAAAALSLSNPFIMQYEGNESGRDSEMCEKSGMGDSEKDTDRKEKSRRKKLKETAKQAREKFRVVTSDALTTAYALQCFEQSQKKLEFCDGNALHFKTMEEMSKLRQQLLKLVFYQSSKAGFEEYSWIHGTLQDIEHAWRVSSEKYPLSVVEERLVCQAICAGWADRVARRITAAFRVSNGEKRSSAVRYQSCIVKDTVFLHRLSSVSIVAPEFLVYNELLETKRPDKDGVTSSIRAYMHGVTSVEPAWLVEHAKSNCDLSRSVMDPKPFYDAQTDQVKQWVIPTFGRFDWELPMHPLPIDKDKNYDHQVKVFAYALLDGQVCPCLKSVRRYMSASPESILKNEALGQKRVGNLLSKLRSRRIDSAATLRTVWKENPKELFSEILDWFQQSFHSHFEDLWLQMLSEVLRETQERPRKTSSKKKSKGISKSH